From Salmo salar chromosome ssa09, Ssal_v3.1, whole genome shotgun sequence:
CTTGATGCCATCGACGTCGTTTGCTAAATATGGCGTTACTGAGTTTGACAAGACGGCCATGAAAGAGAGAATTCGTGCGCGAGAAACAGCGTCGTTAGGGACTGTATTAGTTTTTTGAACAGAGTATAGAGATGTAATTTAAATGATCTCTCTGTCTTATCTTTCAGAGAGCACCATTTACCTTCCGTTTGGTCCTGCAGGTGAGTGTGTACTGAACCATGGGGCGGATCTTCCTGGACCACATCGGGGGCACACGCCTCTTCTCCTGCGCCAACTGTGACACTATCCTGACCAACCGCTCAGAACTCATCTCCACCCGCTTCACCGGAGCCACCGGCCGAGCCTTCCTCTTCAACAAGGCAAGCGACACCTCCGCTGTAACACCATGACACCAGCCAGAAAACTCCTTTTATGCATAAACACTCAAACTAATATATTTTATTCCAGGCTCACTATCACTATACTTAGCTAAGTATATCACACAAGTGTACTCACATTATTTACACAGCAAGTTACACTACACGTGACACCTAGAAAACCCACTTCCACAAATGACAGACTTAACACACCTAGCAAACACATGTTTATTACCATGTTATGACTGTGGAATAAGCTctgcattattattattcattatcTGTAAGGTGGTGAACCTGCAGTACAGCGAGGTACAGGACCGCGTGATGCTGACGGGCAGACACATGGTTCGAGATGTCAGCTGTAAGAACTGCAACAGCAAGCTGGGCTGGATCTATGAGTTTGCCACCGAGGACAGCCAGCGCTACAAGGAGGGCCGCGTCATCCTGGAGAGAGCACTCGTCAGGGAGAGCGAGGGCTTCGAAGAACATGTCCCCTCTGACAACTCCTGAGCTGATGCTCAAAATACTTGCTCATCCCCACGCCCCTGCCCTAACCCTCCATAGCCCCAAGCTCATTATTCCAGAGACTGGTCAATAGTCTTGGCTCCACCCACAGCTTTGACCTAGCTAGGACTTTTTAACCTCTCCTGATTGGCTGGAGCTCTTGATGCGTTGTTGGCCTCTCCtaaacccctctctctttcaaagACCACCTTCTGTCACCTAGAGACATCGACGGGCCCGCTTTCACATAGCTATGGACTCcatgcacacgtgcacacacaggaTTTTGAAGGCAACTACACACACTGCAAGGCACAAAGACTCATATTTACACACTTGACATGCTCACATGCAGGATTAGTAGATATATTCACTGACTCTGGATATTTTGTCAACTTTACAGCTGCAGTCACTATAACTCCCTCCCagtgctgtgtgtactgtgtatccTTATCCTCTATCTGGCTGCTGTGCCTGTGCATGCATTGTGAGGACCTGCTTGTTGCCATGCACATCCCCACAAGTCCCTCCTTCTGTGTGTGAGGAGTGCGAGCAGCCTATTGGCTCTTAGTAAGTTAGGAACTGAGCAGGGTAGTATCATGCCCAAAGACTGGTGGCCTGCTGGGCTGGCCTTCATATGAACTGTTGCTGTTCCTCCCAATCTCTGACAATTCCCAGCTAGTTGGAATGAAGGGATCTGTGTTCTCTGTCATGCTGTTCTTTGTTTCCAATCTCTGCCCAGGTTAATGTTCAATAGATAGAAATAACACATGATCATCAGAAATTATTATAATTGTATTAATGGTTAGTAtcattattgtatttttattcTCAGTGGAGTCATTGTTTTAATTGGTTTGcttttcaaatcaaagtttattagtcgcgtacacagatttgcaggtgttatagcaggtgcagcaaaattcttatgttactagctccaacagtgcagtagaatgtcacGTGAATACAATACAAATAATTGAAAAAAATTTACCTAGAAATTACAGAATGAGTATAAAAAAAGATTGcttttattatgattattattgttTTTCTTTATGTATTTTTAAAAAACAAGGTCTGATGTTTTTCTTGCTATGAGGTATAAAAAAGAGTAAGATTGTCTCTTTTTCCAGTTAGCCTGCTTGGGCAATTTTTCCTCTGTAGTGATGATTTCTGAATAAAGTGTGTATTCTTGCTAAAAGTAATGTTTCCAAATGTTGTTTGATGCAGTTTGAGCTTTAGATCACTAGATGGCACCAGAATACTGATTACATACTAAAAATACAATGCGTGCTGTGATGTAACAATGGTTATCCCATAGACCAGTGGTTTCCAaactgtaatagtagaatgcacaacgtgcaatttcgaaattgggtagtgcatcatcagttactcttgtcatgttagtcaaTCCAGACCTTTTGAGAGCCATTTATAacctgtcagaaatgtccagatcaactagcccatgtcagctaaggTCTTTTAATTTAGGTTTTTTAGCCCAGAGATattgttgtaatttttttgtcactcaaatatcacatgaataaacattagacatggcaaaatgtatagaatttcaagaaaatttgctttagttaaactgcaaaatgttctttgCACCCTATGACaatatgtgtagaattgcaggaaataa
This genomic window contains:
- the LOC100195159 gene encoding pyruvate dehydrogenase phosphatase regulatory subunit, mitochondrial, whose product is MTDLTHLANTCLLPCYDCGISSALLLFIICKVVNLQYSEVQDRVMLTGRHMVRDVSCKNCNSKLGWIYEFATEDSQRYKEGRVILERALVRESEGFEEHVPSDNS